The nucleotide sequence GCGCGCAAACAGGTTGTCGCGGCGGATGTGGCAGTTGGTGGCCAGGCCCATTTTCATGGCAAACTCCACGGCCGAGTAGTTCACGCGCGGCAGCGTGCCGGGGTGGCCCAGCGTAATGACGCTCAGGTTGTTATTGGGCAAAGCGCCGTACTCGTTTTCGTCGGAAGAGTACATCTTGCTGCGCGTGAGCAGCTGGGCGTGTACTTCGAGGCCGATGACGGGCTGGTATTTGGATTTGATGCTGTCGTCCATAAGAGGGAATTGGGCGGGTTGGCCGCCGGGGCCGCAAGTTAAAACTATCTGCCCGAGAAAAAGCGCCGGCACCGACCAGATGGTCGGTGCCGGCGGTAATATCCCGGACGGGGCTATTCGGTCTTCCCTACCGGAGCTTTCGTCCACTGCCGGCCGTGGTGCCACAGCCAGTACAGCAGCCCGAAATGGAGAAACCAGTAAAACAAATGGCCCATTGCCCGGCCTGCGCCAGCCGCATCCAGGCGGCCGCTGAAGATGAACAACACCCCACCTATGGCTTGCAGCAGCGCCTGAACCTGGCCAACTGCCGCCAGCGCCAATACCACTGCCAGTCCTATCAATACATATCCCAGCACTCGCTTCATACGTCGGCAGGCTTAGTCGTTGAAGACCGGGATGTAAGCGGCCTGGAAGTTGTTGGCGGCGCGGTTGTAGGCATCCATCAACTTGCTGTTCTGGGCGTTGTAGGCCTTGATGTAGCCGTTGAAGGTGTCCACGTCCACTTTGGTGAGCTTGTCCTTGTTTTCGATCAGCTCGGTCATCTTCTTGAACTGGTTGGCGCTCCAGATCAGGTAGAACTTGGCGTAGTCGCGGGTGGCGTCGCGGTACTGGGTGTCTTTGCCGCGGAAGGCAGGCACGGCGTTGAGCTCGGCCAGGGCTTTGTCGGTTTCGGCGGCCAGCAGCACGCGGGCAGCCTCGAAGTCGGCGGCGTTCTGGGCGTTGAGGCCGTCGGTGAGCTTGGCATTGGCCTTTTCCACCCGGAAGAACGCCAGAAACACCTTGTGCTGGTAGGTGTTCACCTCCGACACCTGCCGGATGACGGCGCTCATCTTGCGGGCCTCGGCGTCTTCGCTCATGGTCATCTTGTAGCGGGCAGCAAAGCGCTTCTGCGCGGCTTCCATACTGTCGCCGGCCACTTCCAGCTTCTGCTCGGCGGCTTCCACGGCGTCGAAGTAGCGCTGCATGGCTTCCAGGCTCTGCGTGCGGCTGGCGGCCAGCGAGTTTACCTGCTTGTAGTCGGCGGCATACACGTCCAGCATCTGCTGAAACGCGGCTTTGGCCCGGTCGCGGAACTCAGTGTTGCCCTCGTAGCCGGGCATGTGCGAGATTTTAGCCAGCGAGGCCTTATTCTGGGCTACCACGTCCTGGCGGCGGGCCTCAATCTTGCGCTCGTTTTCGCTGTGGGCCGCCTTGCTGATGTAGCGCAGGTTTTTCTTCTGCATGATCAGCTGCTCGGCCACAATGGCGTTGTTGTAGGCGCCCGGGTCGGTGAAGGCCTGCCCCAAAGCGGTGGTGGAAACGGCCGCCAACAGGATGGCCGCAGCGAGAGTAGAAATGCGCATAGCGTAACAGTGAGGGTGAGAAAACGGAAGAAATCAGCGAAGGGCAAATGGCGACTTTGTTACTTAAGCGCAAAGTTGATGGGCACCGTGTAGCTGACGCGTACTGGTTGGCCATCCTTCCGGCCGGGCTGGAAACTGCGTAGCTGGCGCACTACCCGCATGGCTTCGGCATCGGTTTCAGGGGACAGCGACTGAATGACGCGGACGTTTTCAATTTCCCCCTTCGCACTCAATACAAAACCAACCTGCACCTTGCCCTGCACTTTGTTGCGAAGCGCCGTACCTGGGTAGCGCACGTTGTGGGCAATAAAACTGAGCAGCGCGTCCTGCCCGCCCCGGTACACGGGCAGCTGCTCGTACTCGAAATAGGCAACCGGCTGCCCATCGGCATCGAAACACTCCCCGGCCGTGCGACGGCCTTCCACAAACTGGTCGCGACGGCGCAGTTTGCCATCGGGATAGTACACCAACAGTTCGCCGTGCCGCTTGCCCGCCACGTAATCCTCTCGGGTGTGGGGCTTGCCGTTCTCGTACCAAGTGGTGCAGGTGCCGTGCAGCTGGCGCTTCTTCAGATCAGCGAAGAAGAGCACTCCCAGGAGGCTGCCGCTGGGGTAAAACTCGCGCACGATGCCGCCCAGACTGTCGCGGCGGATGGTTTCAACACGGTGATGGGCGTTTTGCGCCGACGGCAGCTTCTCCCCGTCCTCAGAGTAATACTCGACTGTTGTGGCTGGTGCCGGGCCGGCCGGGGCCTGCTGGGCATAGGCAGCGCTGCTGCCCGTCAGCCACAAGGCAAATAGAATTCGTTTCACGCGGGCAATACTGGATAATAATAGACACAGCAGGAGTTGCGGCCAACTGGCCCGGTGTCCCCTGCTCAGCCAAAATTACAGTGTTACCGCCAAACTGCAAACCCGCCCGAAGACGCTGCAACGCCACACTCAACCGGCCGGAAACAGCAGCGTGAACGTGCTGCCGCGCCCCAGCTCACTGGCCACGGCCAGCTCAATGCCCAGCAACGCGCAGGCCCGCGCCACGATGGACAGGCCCAGCCCGGTACCGCCGATTTCCTTGTGCGCCAGGGCGTCGGAGCGATACAGCGGGTCGAAGATGCGGCCCAGGTCTTCGGGCCGGATGCCGATGCCCTCATCGGAAATGGTGCAGCGCTGGCGGGCGCCGGCCTCATCCAGCGCTACCGTGATGGTGGAGCCGGCCGGCGAATATTTCACGGCGTTATCCAGCAGGTTGTCCAGAATCAGGTCTACCAGATAGGGGTCGGAGTGGATGGGCGGCGTGTCGGCGTCCTGCACGTCTACCCGGATGCGGCGGGCTTCCAGGGCAGCGCGGCGGCGGTGCAGCACGTCGTGCACGCTGCTGAGCACTGGCAGCTCCTGCCGGTGCTCAACCTGCGGGGCACTGTCAAAGCGGGCCAGCAGCAGCAGCTGGTCCACGAGGTGCGTGAGGCGGTCTATTTCCTGAACGCTGAGCGTGATGTTCTCGACGTACTCGGCGGCGCTGCGGGGCTTGCGCACCAGCACTTCCAGCGTGCCCTTGAGCACGGCCAGCGGCGTGCGCAGCTCGTGCGAGGCGTCGGCCGTGAACTGCTTTTCGCGGACCACGGCTTTTTCCATGCGCTCCAGCAATTGGTTGATGGCCGAGGCCAGCGTGTGCAGCTCGTCGGGGCGGGGCGGCAGGGCAATGCGCTCGGCCAGGTTGCTCTGGGTGATGCGGTTGGTGGTAGCCGTAATGGCCGCAATGGGCGAAATACTGCGCCCCGCCAGCAGCCGCGCAATGCCAAACAGCACCAGCAGCACCACTGGAAACGAGCCCAGCAGCACCGTTTCCAGACTTTGCAGCACGTGCATCGCCGACTCCGAGGAAATGGCGGCCAGCAGGTAGCCCACCGGCCGGCCGTTGCGCAGCACCGGCTCCTGCACCTGCCGGATAGCCTCGCCGCGCAGCAGCGCGTTCAGCGGCACGTGGCCGTCGGCGGCCGGGTCGAACACCAGGCGGGCATTGTTGAGGTTGGGCGAGCGGTCCATGGGGCGGCCCTGCAGGTCGGCCACCTGAATAAACACCGGATTCACTTGCACCTCACGGTGCTCCCGCTCCTGCCATTCTTCCTTGCGGGCAAACCGAAACCGGCCGTTTTCCACCACCAGCTCCCTCATGTGCTTGGCCGCCTCGAAGCGCAGGCTGGCATCCAGATCGGCATACACCTGGTTTTTCACCACGCCATACACCATGCCATACACCACCGCCACCAGCGCCGCCGTAGCCAGTATGTAGTGCAGCGCAATCCGGTTTTTGAAGGTGAAGGGCATTTTTGTTTGTGATGAGGTGATGAGGTGATGAGGTGATGAGGTGATGAGGTGACAGGTGACAGGTGACAGGTGACAGGTAAAGAAAGAACGTCATTCCGAGCGGAGCGAGGAATCTCGCGTGCTGACGTTGCAATGCTTTTCATACGTCAGCACGCGAGATTCCTCGCTCCGCTCGGAATGACGGCCTGACGTTTCACCTCATCACCCCATCCCCTCTTCACCCCATCACCCCAACAAAAAAACCTAATCCCGGGCGACGTAGCCGATGCCGCGGATGGTTTGCAGGTAGTCGTCGTCTTTGCTGAAGCCTAGCTTCTTGCGCAGCGCGTTCATGTACACGTCGATGACGCCGGTGTTGTATTCGAAGTGAATATCCCAGACGTTTTCGATGATACTCTGGCGGCGGCAGACTTTGCCTTTGTGGCGCAGCAGGTATTCCAGCAGCGCAAACTCCTTCTGAGTCAGGGCAATTTCCTGCTGGTCTTTGTAGACCTGGTGCGTGCCCACGTCCAGAACGACGGGGCCGACCGTGAAACGCTCGGTTTCACCAGTGGGCGCGGGTGCGGGGCGCAACTGCACCCGGATACGCTCCAGCAGCTCCTCGAAATGAAAGGGCTTCTTGATGTAGTCGTTGGCGCCGGCCTGCAGGCCCGCCACAGTGTCGGGCACGGTGTCTTTGGCGGTGAGGAAGATGAGGGGCGTGGCCTGGTGGGCCGCGCGCAACTGCCGGCACAGCTCCAGCCCAGTGAGGCCGGGCAGCATCCAGTCCACGAGCAGCAGGTCGTAGGCACCGGCCAGCGCGCGGGCCAGGCCGGTGGTGCCGTTGTCGGCCACGTCCACGGCAAAACCTTCTTCCTCCAGGCCCTGCTTCAGAAAGCGCGCAATGCCGGGCTCGTCTTCGATTACCAGAATATGCATGAGGCCCGGGAGTAGCGAAATGGCGCACGGCAACGGCCGGCCGCCGCGAAACAGTCTGCGAACCTAACCACAAACCAGGCGGCAAGATGCCGGCCAGCAGTGGCAAAATGGCATTTTAAGAAAACTTTAAGTTGGTTGTAAGGCCCCGCTAAGGCGCGGTGCCGTTCTTTGCAGCATCAAATCCGGCCCGGCCGGGCCCGTCTTTGGTATGAGAAGTCTCGTTTCCCTGTTGCTGAGTGTGCTGATGCTGGCCAGCAGCCTGCTGCCGCGCCACGACCTGGCCGAGCTGGGCCGGCTGCCGCGCCTGCTGGAGCACTACCGCCAGCACCAGGCCCTGCCCGGCTCTCTCAGCTTCGGCGAGTTTCTGGTGCTGCACTACAGCAGCACCGGCCGCCAGACGCACACCGGCCGCACCCCCACCGAGCACCAGGACCTGCCCCTGCACGACTGCCACCACGCCGCCGTGCCGGTGCTGTGCGTGCTGCCCACCGTGCTGGTGCTGCCCGTGACTTTTGCCAGCTGGCCCGCCCCGGCCTATCAGCCGGCCGCCCACCCCTGCTGCCCCAGCGGCCACGCCTCGGGCCGCTGGCAGCCGCCCTGCGCCTAGCGCCGCGTGCCCGCCGCCGCTTTGGTGGCGCCTCCCTCCTCCCGTTTTATTTCTTGCTGTCTGCGTTTCTTCGGGGTCTACCCGTAGAGCAGTCTGCCCCTGAGCGCGCCCCGCTGTTGCGCT is from Hymenobacter yonginensis and encodes:
- a CDS encoding sensor histidine kinase; the protein is MPFTFKNRIALHYILATAALVAVVYGMVYGVVKNQVYADLDASLRFEAAKHMRELVVENGRFRFARKEEWQEREHREVQVNPVFIQVADLQGRPMDRSPNLNNARLVFDPAADGHVPLNALLRGEAIRQVQEPVLRNGRPVGYLLAAISSESAMHVLQSLETVLLGSFPVVLLVLFGIARLLAGRSISPIAAITATTNRITQSNLAERIALPPRPDELHTLASAINQLLERMEKAVVREKQFTADASHELRTPLAVLKGTLEVLVRKPRSAAEYVENITLSVQEIDRLTHLVDQLLLLARFDSAPQVEHRQELPVLSSVHDVLHRRRAALEARRIRVDVQDADTPPIHSDPYLVDLILDNLLDNAVKYSPAGSTITVALDEAGARQRCTISDEGIGIRPEDLGRIFDPLYRSDALAHKEIGGTGLGLSIVARACALLGIELAVASELGRGSTFTLLFPAG
- a CDS encoding LIC11966 family surface protein, which produces MRISTLAAAILLAAVSTTALGQAFTDPGAYNNAIVAEQLIMQKKNLRYISKAAHSENERKIEARRQDVVAQNKASLAKISHMPGYEGNTEFRDRAKAAFQQMLDVYAADYKQVNSLAASRTQSLEAMQRYFDAVEAAEQKLEVAGDSMEAAQKRFAARYKMTMSEDAEARKMSAVIRQVSEVNTYQHKVFLAFFRVEKANAKLTDGLNAQNAADFEAARVLLAAETDKALAELNAVPAFRGKDTQYRDATRDYAKFYLIWSANQFKKMTELIENKDKLTKVDVDTFNGYIKAYNAQNSKLMDAYNRAANNFQAAYIPVFND
- a CDS encoding energy transducer TonB, translated to MKRILFALWLTGSSAAYAQQAPAGPAPATTVEYYSEDGEKLPSAQNAHHRVETIRRDSLGGIVREFYPSGSLLGVLFFADLKKRQLHGTCTTWYENGKPHTREDYVAGKRHGELLVYYPDGKLRRRDQFVEGRRTAGECFDADGQPVAYFEYEQLPVYRGGQDALLSFIAHNVRYPGTALRNKVQGKVQVGFVLSAKGEIENVRVIQSLSPETDAEAMRVVRQLRSFQPGRKDGQPVRVSYTVPINFALK
- a CDS encoding response regulator transcription factor is translated as MHILVIEDEPGIARFLKQGLEEEGFAVDVADNGTTGLARALAGAYDLLLVDWMLPGLTGLELCRQLRAAHQATPLIFLTAKDTVPDTVAGLQAGANDYIKKPFHFEELLERIRVQLRPAPAPTGETERFTVGPVVLDVGTHQVYKDQQEIALTQKEFALLEYLLRHKGKVCRRQSIIENVWDIHFEYNTGVIDVYMNALRKKLGFSKDDDYLQTIRGIGYVARD